Proteins encoded in a region of the Ziziphus jujuba cultivar Dongzao chromosome 3, ASM3175591v1 genome:
- the LOC112489797 gene encoding ankyrin repeat-containing protein BDA1-like, producing the protein MGDLILKEGDEMGCTPLHHAAKMGCLPAVKLFMKLTNGREAAYMKDKKGNTALHLAAASNHKDTMAEIMKRCPECSELVNKKGWNILHCAVQNDDPQFRQAMDTILKKNAFSNLLNEKDEQGNTPLHHIAISLNKHRLHDLIHHPRVDKMAFNKDNHNALDLASATKTFAVRKVS; encoded by the coding sequence ATGGGAGATCTAATATTGAAAGAAGGGGATGAAATGGGCTGTACTCCATTACACCATGCTGCAAAAATGGGATGTCTTCCAGCAGTGAAACTGTTTATGAAATTAACAAATGGTAGAGAAGCAGCCTACATGAAGGATAAGAAAGGGAACACTGCCCTTCATCTTGCAGCTGCTTCAAATCATAAGGACACAATGGCGGAAATTATGAAACGGTGTCCGGAATGCAGTGAATTAGTGAACAAGAAAGGCTGGAATATTTTACACTGCGCCGTGCAGAACGATGACCCCCAGTTTCGTCAGGCAATGGATACCATACTGAAAAAGAATGCATTTAGCAACTTGTTAAATGAAAAGGATGAGCAAGGGAACACACCGCTCCATCACATTGCCATTTCACTTAATAAACACCGGCTTCATGATCTCATTCATCACCCTAGGGTGGATAAGATGGCATTCAACAAAGATAACCACAATGCCCTCGACCTTGCTTCCGCTACTAAAACTTTTGCAGTGAGAAAGGTCAGTTAA
- the LOC107404824 gene encoding protein ACCELERATED CELL DEATH 6-like, with protein sequence MAFNKQNQNALDLASTSKAIALRKNSFEKRLQNHDLRLGIRINTRSNNEEENSTLHEPDEMQNTNLIVAVLIATVTFTAGFTVPGGFFSEKGPLQGTPILGKSPAFKTFIIMDTLAMVLSSSAVFIHIFMRFTPKVSRLFGYFFTAFVLTTLAMVAMVVAFVTGTYAMLGYSRSLSIVTCVIGLSFFIFFYKVFKKSFEC encoded by the exons ATGGCATTcaacaaacaaaatcaaaatgccCTGGACCTCGCTTCCACTTCTAAAGCTATTGCACTGAGGAAG AATTCCTTTGAAAAACGTTTGCAAAACCATGATCTGAGGTTGGGCATTCGAATAAACACTCGTTCAAACAATGAAGAGGAAAATTCTACTTTACATGAGCCAGACGAGATGCAGAATACTAATTTGATAGTTGCTGTACTGATTGCCACGGTAACTTTTACAGCGGGTTTTACTGTACCTGGAGGTTTTTTTAGTGAAAAAGGGCCATTACAAGGCACTCCAATACTTGGGAAAAGCCCAGCATTCAAGACATTTATCATCATGGATACCCTAGCCATGGTCCTCTCCAGTTCTGCTGTCTTTATCCACATCTTTATGAGATTTACACCTAAAGTGTCAAGGTTATTTGGGTACTTTTTTACAGCCTTTGTCCTCACTACCTTGGCCATGGTAGCTATGGTGGTTGCATTTGTTACAGGAACATATGCAATGTTAGGCTATTCCAGGTCACTTTCTATTGTTACATGTGTCATTGGAttgtctttcttcatttttttttacaaagtaTTCAAGAAGAGTTTTGAATGCTAA
- the LOC125418337 gene encoding protein ACCELERATED CELL DEATH 6-like → MDSSSLHEAQQKDGKVFQPKEYQKTKDEIVEAEETGDETLQKTETITNMGHELYWDAARGDIDAVLKSKDHLQSLLTPNKNTILHIYITSRATEDQGPSEFVERILATCPALLMQPNSKNDTPLHIAARYGHASIVGTLIQYAKDNNERGVEAARQMMRLQNQNEDTANHEAVRFYYPSVVERLEHETPLYMAAERGYSDIVFEILDKCKSPATTGPIGRNVLHAATILKDKEMIKTILDKMEALMLEADEMGWTPLHHAAHIGYRPAVKMFLELPIGREKAAYKKNKQGNTAFHLAAASTSLNCKVIISEFIKWCPECCELVNEEGRNILHSAVGKKDIYELAMGDILEKNAFSDLLNEKDAKGNTPLHHIAI, encoded by the exons ATGGATTCCTCAAGTTTGCATGAGGCTCAGCAGAAAGATGGTAAAGTTTTTCAACCAAAGGAGTACCAGAAAACAAAGGACGAAATAGTGGAAGCAGAGGAAACAGGGGACGAAACATTACAGAAAACAGAGACCATCACCAACATGGGACATGAACTGTACTGGGATGCAGCAAGGGGCGACATCGATGCCGTGCTGAAAAGCAAAGACCATCTTCAAAGCTTACTCACTCCAAATAAGAACACAATCCTTCATATCTATATCACATCGAGAGCCACTGAAGATCAAGGTCCAAGTGAGTTTGTTGAAAGAATACTTGCAACTTGTCCGGCACTGCTGATGCAGCCCAATTCCAAAAATGACACTCCCCTCCACATAGCAGCAAGGTATGGACATGCTTCAATAGTGGGGACGCTCATTCAATATGCAAAGGATAACAATGAGAGAGGTGTAGAAGCAGCCAGGCAGATGATGAGGttgcaaaatcaaaatgaagataCGGCTAACCATGAGGCGGTTCGATTTTACTATCCAAGCGTGGTGGAGAGATTG GAACACGAGACTCCACTCTACATGGCAGCTGAGAGAGGATACAGTGATATTGTGTTTGAGATACTAGACAAGTGCAAATCACCAGCTACTACTGGTCCTATTGGCAGAAATGTTCTGCATGCTGCAACCATACTCAAAGATAAAG aaatgataaaaacaatCCTAGATAAAATGGAGGCACTAATGTTAGAAGCAGATGAAATGGGCTGGACTCCATTACACCATGCTGCACATATTGGATATCGTCCTGCAGTGAAAATGTTTCTAGAATTACCAATTGGTAGAGAAAAAGCAGCctacaagaaaaataaacaaggaAACACTGCTTTTCATCTTGCAGCTGCTTCAACTTCTTTAAACTGTAAAGTGATAATATCAGAATTTATAAAATGGTGTCCAGAATGCTGTGAATTAGTGAACGAAGAAGGCAGGAATATTTTACACTCTGCGGTGGGGAAGAAGGACATCTATGAACTGGCAATGGGTGATATACTGGAAAAGAATGCATTCAGCGACTTGTTAAATGAAAAGGATGCTAAAGGGAACACACCGCTCCATCACATTGCCATTTAA